From Phragmites australis chromosome 5, lpPhrAust1.1, whole genome shotgun sequence, a single genomic window includes:
- the LOC133917443 gene encoding uncharacterized protein LOC133917443, giving the protein MGNCVQSSSSSSCSYGASEDRLVQLQRRRGTSGGEGEEDQQGAPSPPVVKMKIVLTKGELAELVARLKGGDRRLEDVLHEMACRREGRASGDGWRPSLESIVECPVETAAASCDD; this is encoded by the coding sequence ATGGGCAACTGCGTCCAGAGCAGCAGCAGTAGTAGCTGCAGCTACGGCGCCAGTGAAGACCGCCTGGTGCAGCTGCAGAGGAGGAGGGGAACAAGCGGCGGCGAAGGGGAGGAAGACCAGCAAGgggcgccgtcgccgccggtagtgaagatgaagatcgtGTTGACCAAGGGCGAGCTCGCCGAGCTCGTGGCGCGGCTCAAGGGCGGCGACCGCCGCCTCGAGGACGTGCTCCACGAGATGGCGTGCAGGCGCGAGGGTCGGGCCAGCGGCGACGGGTGGCGGCCCAGCCTCGAGAGCATCGTCGAGTGCCCGGTCGAGACGGCCGCCGCAAGCTGCGATGATTAG